The Juglans regia cultivar Chandler chromosome 10, Walnut 2.0, whole genome shotgun sequence genome includes the window AGTGGTAGTCGTTTCTCCATACTCGGATGAATGAAAAATGGTCAGGATCTTATCTTGGGGGAATGGTAGCTTCTTAACTCTCTTACGCTTGCATATGCCCCAACAAAATGAATCTCCTGCTTCTGCTTCTTCATCTGTAATTACAAGATAACCAGAATATGGAGCATCAGGTGGCGGCTCTGAAAGGGTGCTCGGGGATTTCCGGTACATGGAAAGAGGCCTTGTCAcgtacatctctctctctctctctctctctctctctcaaatggaaGTAGGAGAAGAGGGGCGGGGGGTGACTGGACTTATCAGGTTGATATCTTATGAATTAAGAATTGAAAGTGGAGTATTACCTTTGATAATGGAATTGTGAATGAATGATATATCAATTTTGAATATTGAGTTTTTGTACTTCTAATAGTAGAATCAATGAATGATATATCAAAGTATGCCAATTGCCACACATTTTCAATTTGAATTGGGAAAAGGTATATAAAGCAAATGAGATAAACACTGCTCACtttattttcaactttatcaaTGTCGGTCGGTTGTATTAGTTTTTAGgtccgtttggattcagaaaatatttcatcttattttatttgattttattttattattataatttttttaatttttcacacaaaatataataaataattcaatttttttaaatttcaatttaacttttttcaaatcttgaaacaataataatattaaaaaataatattctaacaatatttttttcaacttttatatttcatctaaaacaataataatatcaacAGTACACAGTTCCAACTTGGTCCAATAAACTTCGTTCAATTGGCTGATTACCTTTTTTGcattattgaaaattaaaaggaaagatGTAAACGTGTCAGATCCTGTATGGATGGTGTGATTAGTTCGGTCCCATTAAAATGAATGATCTTGTAGTCATATGGTATAATGCGACTATAATATCTCGAATCCTAAACATGGAAGGCAAGGCATTCTGTTTCTTTCTTGAATTCAATTCTATGGATTTTTGTATAATCCATAATAACCTATATATCTACTCTCAATTTCTAATCCAAGATAAACTTTGCTACAACAATTAAACGCCAACATCTCTGTATATCTACATCCTCTGTAATTTTACATTGCTCTTACTATTCTGAACGATGGCTGAAACTCAACCTTCCTGTCTTCATGGTCATATAATAGTCGTCACGAAGACCATGAACACCACTTTTTCCATCCCTCACGAGCCACATAAATGCTTGTAAATTAATCGTAATCTTAAGtaatatagttattttttagaTCAATTGACaatatcttgattttttattaaaagaactAAGGATCGAATCTCCCTTATCcaatatatcaaaaaaaaaaagaagttatctTTACTGCTGAATTCTAACCACTTTAACCCTAAAGTATTAAGATTGTAAATCCTTTATAAAAAgctttcaaaattatattaaaatcgtATTAAGGCAAAAGTTCCTAACTGTACAATGCACACGATTAATGCGTTACCAATGTTATCCACAAGTTTGAGGTTAGCGAGGGTGTTACGGAAATTAATTCATTATATCTTTTTTGACGTAGAAGATCGTATCGCCGCCGTTACAATTTACTAtcaggaaaaacaaataaattctgTGAGACGTAGTTGAGTCTACAGTTTCCCTCGTTCACCTCTGAAAACAATGCAGCTGTACATAGATGAGACCAAGACTCGTCagcacctccaccaccaccagagCTCTCCACAGTCACATGCTCCAGTTCCTCTCCACCATAATCCACTCTCACAGATCCCCCATCAAACAGGTTCGTTCTCTCTTCTACCACTTCTCAACCTtacccaccaccaccaccacttctTTCActgattcatcatcatcatcatcttcgaAACTCCAAAACAACGATACCCGCTTAGATTTATCTTCTGTAAAATTCAATGGCTTTGCACAGTCTGTCATGTTGAATTATTCccatttttttgataagaagaAAGGCAAGGACTTTGCTAATGCCTCTGTCAAGGACCTCATTTTCTATATATCCGATATAGTGCCCAATACTGCGCGTAGGTTTATTAGGATTTCGGTGCTGAAACCCGAAGACGTGCTTGGAATATTATTGGGTTTTCAATCTGAGAACGGGAAAGTTAGAATTGGAGCTAGGAAGGTTGAGACTTTGTGGGAAATCTTCAAGCGGGCGAATGAACAGGATAAGGGTTTTAAGCATCTCCCTCGGTCGTGTGAGGTCATGGCCTCCTTGCTTATTCATGCGGGTATGCTTAGAGAAGTTGAATTCTTGCTTTCTACGATTGAGAGTCAAGGAATTTCATTGGATGGTCTTGAAATTTTCTGTAATTTGATTCAAGGGTATGCTGGTGATGGGGAATTAGAAAGAGCTATTGTGGTGTATGAACGAATGAGGGGGCGAGGTTTAATGTCATCGGTGGCCTGTTGTCGTGTTCTTCTTGATTTCTTggttcaaaagaagaaaattcagTTGGCGAATCGAGTTTGTTGGGATATGCTGGAGATGAATGCTAATTTGAGTGATCCGGAGAAGGCTAGTTTTGAGAATGTCATCAGACTACTGTGTAGAAACGGATATATTCAGGAAGGAAGAAATCTTGCCAAGAAGGCTCTGGTTTCTGGTTTGGAGCCCAGTAGCTCTGTTATTAATGAAATTGCTCGTGGGTACTGTGAGAAGAAGGACTTTGAGGATCTGTTGAGTTTCTTTGCTCGCATGAAGTGTGTTCCAACTGTTATTGCTGGAAATAAGATTATGCATTGTCTATGTCTCAATTTTGGCACAGAAAGGGCAGGTGTGTTTTTACAAGAGTTGAAAGCCTTGTGTTTCAATCCTGATGAAATAACCTTTGGCATTTTAATTGGTTGGAGTTGCCATGAAGGGAAACTGAAAAAGGCCTTCTTTTATTTGTCAGACATGCTGTCCAAATGTCTGAAACCCCATATATGTTCCTATAATGCTCTTATCAGTGGGTTGTTTAAGGAAGGTATGTGGAAGCATGCCCAGGAAATTATTCATGAAATGGTGGATCGGGGAACACCCCCTGATATATCAACTTTCAGAATACTGTTAGCTGGATTTTGTAAGGCTAGACAATTTGATGAAGTGAAGAGGACAGTTTGCCAGATGGCTAGTCATGGTTTTATTCAGCTCTCCTCATTAGAGGATCCACTTTCCAAAGCATTTAGGGTCTTGGGGCTCGATCCATTAGCTGTGAGGTTGAGAAGGGACAACAATATCGGACTTTCTAAAACAGAGTTTCTTGATAATCTTGGGAATGGTCTTTATTTAGACACGGACCTGGACGATTATGAAAAAACAGTCACCAGGGTCCTTGAAGATTCCATGATACCCAATTTTAACACACTTATAATGGAGCAATGTGGTCATCGAAATTTTAGAACTACATTGCTACTGGTAAATGAAATGGTTCACTGGGGACAAGAACTGTCTTTTTCTGTCTTCTCAGCATTAGTAGAAGGGTTTTGTTCATCCCGTTCCCATATCAAGGCAGTCGCTAAACTTTTGGAGAAAATGCCAGAGTTGGCTGATCAGCTGGACCAAGAAACTCTCAATTTGGTTGTCCGGGCATACTGCAAGAAAGGATTGATAAACAGTGGGAAAATAATATTGGACAGAATGCTCCAAAGGCATTTAATTGCCAAGAATGAGACGTACACTGCTCTAATAATGGGTTCATGTAAGAAAGGGAACTTGAAGGACCTTCATTGTTGCTGGGAAGTTGCTCAAAGAAACAAATGGTTACCAGGGTTGAAGGATTGTAAAGCTCTTGTGGGATGTCTTTGCCAGAGAGAAATGCTCAAGGAAGCATTACAGCTTCTTGAGCATATGCTGGTTTATAACATTCCCACAGGGTTAGATATTTTCTCAGTGTTGCTGGAAAATCTTTGTGCTTCTGGTTTTACAAGAATTGCACATGTATTGCTGGATGAACTTCTAAAGCAGGGTTTCATCTTGGATCGTGAGGCTTATAGCCATGTTGTAAGAGGGTTGTGTAAGGAGAAAAAATTTCCAGCGGCCTTTATGATGTTGGACAAAATGCTAGCCAAGAATTTAGTTCCTTGCTTGGATGTGTCTGTTTTATTAATTCCTCAGCTGTGTAGGGTTGGCAGATTTGAGAAAGCTATTGCCTTAAAAGAGATTGCTTTAAGGGAGCAAATTTTAGATTCATCTTCTTTACATGGTGCACTTGTAAAAGGGTTTTGTATGACAGGAAATGTTCAAGAAGTGGCCACTGTATTCCAGGATATTCTGTTTAAGGGGCTGCTTTCAGCTGTGGAATTTTATAACATGCTGGTCCAAGGGCATTGTCAAGTGAAAAACTTGAGGAAAGTTTGGGAGCTACTAGGTggttttataagaaaaaatttgaatctCTCAATCTCGAGCTACAGGAATCTGGTGCGCTTGATGCTTTTGGAGGGTAGGGTCCCTCATGCACTGAATCTCACGGCGCTTATGCTTGGACAAAGCAAGTCTCACGATCTCATCATCTACAACATTCTCATATTCTATCTCTTCGCAACGGGGAACAGTTCACTTGTCAAGAATATATTAGATCAATTGCAAGAAAAGGAACTACTGCACAATGAAGTCActtatgattttcttatttatggGTTCTCTCAGTGTAAAGATGTATCAAGTACTGCACACTGTCTGTCTACTATGATTTCTAAGGAACTTAGGCCCAGTAATCGGAGCTTGAGAACAGTAATAAGCAGCCTGTGTGGTGCTGGGGAGCTTGGAAAGGCCTTGTACTTGAGTCAAGAAATGGAATTAAGAGGCTGGGTTCATGGTTCAATCATTCAAAATGCAATTGTTGAGGGGCTTATCTCTCTTGGTAAGCTTCATGAAGCAGAAGATCTGTTGGACAGGATGGTTGAAAAATGTCTTATTCCTGACAATATCAATTATGATAATCTGATTAAGCGCTTCTGTTTGCACGATAGACTGAACAAGGCAGTTGATCTTCTGAACATAATGTTGAAGAAAGGAACTGTCCCGAATTCTAGTAGTTACGATTCAGTAATTCAAGGTTTCTGTACCCAAAATAGATTGGATGAAGCCATGGATTTTTATACTGAGATGTTATATAGGGATCTTAAGCCTGGCATCAAAACTTCCGGCATGCTTGTTCATGCCTTATGCCAAAATGGGCGAACTGCAGAAGCTGAAAATTTACTAATTTCTATTCTTCAGGTTGGTGAAAGTACAAGGGAGATGTACTGTGCTGTAGTTAATAGGTATCGCTTAGAAAACAATATCAAGAAGGCATCGGAGCTCATGCATGTGATGCAACATAGGGGTTATGATCCAGACTTTGAGACACACTGGTCTCTCATAAGCAATTTAAGCAATTCCAGTGACAAGGACGATTGCAACAACAACCAGGGCTTTCTGTCAAGTCTGCTTTCCGTAAGTGGATTTGCTGGCAAAAGGGGTTCCAAGGCCGAACTGGGATAATTCAGCAACATCAAACTGGGCTTTTGAGTTCTATTCAATTATTAGGCTGTGGTTGGCTCTCCCTAGAAACTTCAAACGGTTGCTTCTGAGCGTACTGGTTTTACTACCTCTATTTTGCGTGAGGCTATTGGAGTGGACGTAATCATGTTTGACAGACAGTCTTATTGAAAGCTTAAACTTTGTTGAGAAGTGTTAACACCCATTTTGTTGCAATATGTTTCCATTGCCGTCGGTACTTTTGCTAAAATAATGCATGTACTACACTGCAATACAATTTAGACTTTCTACATTTTGTAAGCCCGTTGGATAGAGTAGAACAACTGTAGAATTACTAATTGAGATCATTTCCAGTGTACAATGACCATCGTATTATCAAAAATCGAATATGTGACGCATCTTTAAGAGAATCTGGTTTGATAAAGGTCTCAATTATCTTGTGTCCTCCTCTTTTTTCAGAATTGTTCATTGTTGAATTggaaataatattctattacaTACTACTTACTACATACCATATCAAgtctttttataaatgaaaagttgTCCATAAAAAGAGTTGGAAGTACATTAGCAAACATTGTTATACCCATCCTGCACCGGTTTATGAACGTTGATGTAGCCGAGGATTTTGATTCATTCCCATTTGGTTTTAATCCGTTGGGTGTGCCTGAAATCACAATTCAGCACTAAACTTCCATCCATTCTCCTCAAAGTAAAGCTCTCCACCAAGACATAACCACAAAATCTCCTCCACAAATTGTCAAATTGTCAGTCACCTCTACTTTCTCAGCCCACACCTCGCTATCTTGCCCATCAACCCACCCTCCTTCCTTTTGAATCCCTCTCATTCCATCCACGATGGCTGAACTCAAGCCCACGCCTCCACTATTAATCTTATTCTGAACTCTAAACCAAATAAAACCATCAGACCCATTAACATTGCCATCAACTCTCACAGCTTTCATGCCATCCAGACAATACACCTCCCTCTCTACATTCGTGTTCACCGTCACAATGTTTCCATCACCGCCATGATTCTCCTGGGAGTAAATTTCTTCCCAATATTGCTCTAAAGTCATGTTGTAAAACATAGATCTCTTCATTCAAATAATTAGACGGGGTTGAGTGTGCAGCTGTCCAGCACTTTTCCCTTAGAAATGATGGAGGGTAACAGTTAGGAAGTACAGAATTGGCGTAAAAACCACTGGAGGGTACATTACAAATTTCCACTTGTTGGTATACATTCGTTGGGTCAAAAGCTTTTGGTTTCACATATCGTACATAGTCTCCAAAAATCGACTTGATCTTATCCTCTTCCGTCGCGCACATGCATGCTTGCCTGAAAAATCagagttatttttttctttttcttttttgttatcaaaaaaatcatgtttattGACTCTACGTATATAGTTATGatttatgaaataaaactaaattgaaattttgaagaaaCAAATGCAAAAGTAGAGTCAGCACATGACCCTCACCCTTTGCTCCTGCCTTTTGCGTGGATAACATAGTAGCGGTTAGAGGAGAGGGGCTCGTCAAGAACTGGGATGAACAAGAGCTCATATATCGGGTGATCGCTGTGAGAGACAaacagtgttttgttttgtggaaaAGGCAACTTTTTCACTTCGTTTGAATCACAGAGGCCCCAACAACATGTCTCCTCAGTCTCTAGTGCTGTATCCATGATGACCATATAGCCTGAATTAGGAGCTGTAGGGGGTGGAGTTGAGAGCTTGCTAGGGTCCCTTCTGTACTCCGAAAGACGCCTTGTCAcgtacatctctctctctcttctttgctATTGGCCATTTGTCATGGGAtgtttatatacatatatagaactTGGATGAGTCCAAGATACTGAAGATGTACAACCAACGGAAAAAACCATGAAATAAAACGACGAAACTTCGGAGCTTCCAAGATTTGACAGGGATGAAATGTCTTTTGATGATGTGGGATTGAACAGCTCCATCCCGACcaactcttttcttttgatgatGTTACTGTATATAGCACATTCCTTGAAGCTTCTACGTTTGACccaagtaattttttattttatggagaGGGAACCGCGTGAATATCAATTATCAATGCCCGTGACGAGAGCACTGAGATTGTCCTATGTTagtgaaatttaaaatatagctaaattttatataaataacttgGATTGAACTAGTTAAACATTTTTAGTTTAGATTTTTGAGTTATAATAATtctaaagaaatttttaaagatgaagagtcactattcactcctcaaacctatattttttttcataaatatttaacaatGGTCATCTCATTTCCCTTCTTATTCCAAAATTTATTCACTAGTTGAAATTATTGACAATTGGATAATtaagttgaggaaaaaaaataattgagaaacaataattttaagtaaaaattaaattcttaattcaaatatggagtgtatttttaaaatattaaaaaaaattattattaaaatacataatattatattattattttgactttgtgATGGATAGTTCAATGTAGActaatttctttaataattttggCTTTAGTAATAATCTCAacttttagttaaattttagacttgacaatAACTAGACCATTTTCATTGCCCTAATGACTTTCCTTCTGATGGTTACTCCAAATAACTAGACACGCTTCAGTTGGAGCATTTGTGTTCTCTATTGTAAAATCGTAGACAAAAGTGCTATTTCCGGCATTAATAAGTCTGATTTGTTTTCgtatatgagataaaatgatatgagttaaggttaaaattaaaaattgaataaaatattattagaatatatttttttaatattatttttattttgagatttaaaaattttgaattgtttattttattttgtgtgaaaatttaaaaaaaattgtaatgattagatgagatgaattgaagagTTGTGATTATTACAACAATTATATGATGACGTCGATGAGCATGTTGCCAGCAAGCAGAGAATTATGGTCCACCATTTAAGTCTATCTCATAGGTCCATGCGGCAAGAGACGAGGAGCCAGACACACATAAATTCTGATCAACATATTttgatagtatatatagatTCAGATTGCATGATTTGACAATGTCAGTATGAGTATCAAAATTTTGACGATTGAAATCTCCAGAACACAGATATTGCAATCTAACAAGAAAAAAGCATAAGAAAAACCTTGAGAATCCTTTCGAGGTGATATGCAACAACCATGAATATCCCTACTTTTAAACATAGCTCACGCATCTACTTCcagaaatttctttataattccCATCATCTCTCCTCCAGGAAAACGCCCAAGACATCCCCTTGCTGCCGCTATCTCATTCAACTCGTAAACAGAATCTCCATTAAAAGATTCAAACCGTTTGTTTCTTCTCTCTTGTTCATTTCCCACATCATCTGTTAGGTCTTCACCAGCTTTAATGGATGGAAGAGGAAATGGATCAAGAGATGTTCCCGAAACGATGGACTCTCCGCCTATTGCACCCACAAAGTCTTTCAATCTACACATGGCAAATGGAACTGGTTCAAAGCTGTGATCTCCATATTCAACTGGAGTAGAGTGGTCTCCGGTTACACAAaggaagaatttaaaatttccaGTTGATTCTGCCTCCCAGAGGAGCCTGATCAACTGTCCTATGGCTCGATCTACAGCCTCCAGTGCTTTGACTTTGAAAAGGCTTGCCTTGTCATGACCTGCATCATCTATTGCCTGCAACACCAATTATCAAGGAGACTCCATCACGGTGGTGACATTTGAAGAACTTGAGGCAAGCACTTTGGCCTCCATCACCATCCAGCCTACAGTTCTAACAGGCTAGTTGCAGAGATGAAAAGAAAGAACCGTATCCATAATAAAAAGATTTGAAGAGAAAATGATTTTCTGCAATTCATTTTTTCtgatatttctattttttcataaaaaaaaacttgcaaaaATGTCCAATAGGTATTCAATGTAGAAGGCCCACGACCATTAgttataatgaatatatatatatatatatatattttctgtcaAATCCTAGATTACCTTCTAAAAAAGTTCATCTTCATGTTAGTCATGCACACATGGAGCAAATAAAGTCAATGAGAGCCAGAGATTCTAAAATTCGGAACCTCAAATACAAGCTGGGTCCTCGTAGTATTTTGGCTCGATACAGAGCTATTCAAGTTGCATTGAAacagaaaaaactaaaataaaatcttagaaGATAAAACCTTGATGTGAAGAAATCCAAAATCATAGCCATCTGATCGACCTGGTTTGTGCTCCTCCTCCCCAGGTACAAAAACAGAGGGGCAAGACTGCAAAGGAGCTATAAGTGCCTTAGCTATTGCAGTTGCCTTGGAAGTTAGAAGTGTTCGATAGTCTCCAGTTGCTCCTGGAGCTTCAAGGATATCAATATCAAGTGATAAGCCCAAGCCAGCTATAATTTTGGTGGGAGCTACCATGCAAGGCCACAAGCCATGTTTCTTCTCAAATGGAGGAACCTGCAATATACTAAGGGAACTTCAGTATAGGGGAAGTGCTTAACAGAAACCCCTTAAAAAGTTACAACctaattagaaaaatacatgaaaatctGAAAGAAGAACAAGCAATTCTGTCCAAGTCAGTGATCTAGTCACAGAATAGTCACCGCAACGTATGCTTTAGCTTGTGTCATGTTAACTGAATACCAAAGTTACACGGGAATTCCAAACCTATGGAATCCAATCCCAAGCTAacattcttataattttttaaagtaacaTTCTTACAATAATATATCTATTAACAAGATATGTTACAAGAACAATAGGATGTGAGGAAGTATTGAAAATTCAAGAATAGAACATGTCGCCAGCAAAACTGTTTCCTAACAACAAACACCCACCAGCTGCCGTTTAAGACTTTAagctcaaattaattattgtgaaTTTTCCCTTTTCCTAATTGCAAGAGAAATAATGACACCTAAAAAAGACCtccaaaaaaaacttgaaaatcgTATGaggtttcaaattttgaatacaACAGACCTCAATTCGAATACCACAACCTCGTAGTAGGACAGCATTTGCCATATTCTTCCCTTCTGCAATGCGCTTTGCATTCACTGGATGAGAAACCAGAATCCGTGACATTTCCTTGGATAACTCATTAACAACTGCAGCTGTGTGCCTTGCTTCATCAGTATCATCTAAAGCTTCAACTTGCAAGAGTAAGCGATTGTCCTTTAATGGGTCTGTTCCTGATATATTTCCACTTAATCCAGGTCCTTTGACGACTACTCCGCATCTATGTTCTGTTGCATACCTGTAGGAAATATCTTATCGTGATCTGAGTCTAGCTTATTACTGAAATTAAATCCTTAAGAAGCTTCAATTGCCGAACTGAGGTAgggcttctctctctcccttccctctttctaggtttttttttttttcatttttaaatttgtgaCCAAAGCACCTACACAAATTCAAAAGCTGAGAAATTATGTCGGAACTACATGATAGCAGTGCTAACTAGGCAAGTTGGCTTTTATCCCACAAACTTGCCATCTAAACCTTGTGAAAATATATTCCAACCTCATACTTGTTCAAAAACATTATAGATAACAGGAAAAGTTGACAAGTCATCAGTTCTCCACATAAAGTAGGTTGTCTTTAGCAAAAATCTCAAATATCCCTGATATGGAGGTATGTGGCGATGCCAATTAACAAGCAATATTATAGCAGCTATACGTATCCGCACCTGACTCTGACTTCATATTGAGGAAAAGATGGCAGCTTTATTCCATCGAGTGCCGCACAGAGTATGGGCCCTTCTTCTTCAAAGTGTCTATCAGCCCTCCTACTTGTGACTATTCCAGTTTTCTCATCCAAGGTAGCAAAATTTGACTAGTGATCCAAAAGATGGCAATGAGTTATCATGCATTAAAGCCAATCACAATCAATAATCTCTGAAGcattcaattttgtttttcttatttgacAGGATTTAATAGAAATTGAACAAATAAGACAGCATAGCCTTAGTACATGGGAGGTACACAAGAGATACACGTAAGGAAAGGAAAAAGCTAAGatctaaattttccaaatatatatatatatatatatatatataatccattaGAAAAGTGATCTTGGAAGTAATGATATCAGTTTAAGCAAAGAGACTTCGGATCCATCTAAAGAACACTAGCATTTATTTCCTTCCAAATACTCCATATCAAGAATAAAGTTACAACATTTCTCATGCCAATATTTTGACGTCTATTGAAGCAACAAGCCAAATTACATAAGAGTTCATTTTTCATTGAATAAAAGAAGACATACAGCAATGATTCAATGCCTACAAAATCAAAACCATAAGATGACATCCGTCTCAACCTCGTTTGATCCGATTAGCATTCATACTTTTATACTAAACTGAAAACAAATATACAGTAACCGATGGATTCTCTTTACTATAAATGAAAGCAAAATTCATATCAGCAGTTAATTTCCACGTTAAATAGACATAATGCACTGTTTGGCAATGCCCACATGTTGAAAAATCACGTTATCTGATGTGCATGTACTATTATACCATATGTCATATGATGCAGAAATAAGTACAGGAAAAGTTAACGTATATCACTAAGCAAACAAcctttataaaaattgtttttttttaaataacatatGCATCTGAAGAGGGATAAAAATGTAAACAAGAATTCATTCTCACCTTAAATGCAATATCGCCGGGTGACATTGCCAGACCAGCACCCATGGATTCAAATGCACCACGACCCCGGTAATACACTCTTGGGTCATAACCCAACAAAGAGAGGTGAGCCGTATCACTTCCACAACCCAATCCTACTTCGACAGGGTCCATAAGACCATTAACTCCAGCAGATGCAATGGCATCCAAATTGGGTACTTTGGCTGCTTGGAGAGGAGTCTTGAATCCAAGCCTTGGCAAAGACACATCGCCCAACCCATCAATCAGCACAAATGCCACTCTTCTCCTAGGTTGCTGGGGCCTACTCATGTTTCGATATGCAAAAAAATTCaccttttcttctttcccttagATTAGAAACAATGTTGGAAACCTATAATGCAGAAGAAATGAAcgcttgaataaaaaaatacccTCAATTTAAGTTTACAATAAGCAAGCAATGAAGACTCGAATGTATGGGGCATAATTACTCACACAAATGGGGCATGGTCATTGAAATCGTTATAGGTGCTTGACGAGaacttatatataatgtaaaaaaatcagaaaagagTTGCGATTGagtaaaaaattacaataaagaaGATatctaaaatttcatatcaaTCATAACCAACAAAGAAATGTTAACTTTTTAatcaccaaagaaaaaaaataactgttATGGGTTAGAAGCTGATCTAT containing:
- the LOC109001886 gene encoding pentatricopeptide repeat-containing protein At5g15280, mitochondrial, producing MRPRLVSTSTTTRALHSHMLQFLSTIIHSHRSPIKQVRSLFYHFSTLPTTTTTSFTDSSSSSSSKLQNNDTRLDLSSVKFNGFAQSVMLNYSHFFDKKKGKDFANASVKDLIFYISDIVPNTARRFIRISVLKPEDVLGILLGFQSENGKVRIGARKVETLWEIFKRANEQDKGFKHLPRSCEVMASLLIHAGMLREVEFLLSTIESQGISLDGLEIFCNLIQGYAGDGELERAIVVYERMRGRGLMSSVACCRVLLDFLVQKKKIQLANRVCWDMLEMNANLSDPEKASFENVIRLLCRNGYIQEGRNLAKKALVSGLEPSSSVINEIARGYCEKKDFEDLLSFFARMKCVPTVIAGNKIMHCLCLNFGTERAGVFLQELKALCFNPDEITFGILIGWSCHEGKLKKAFFYLSDMLSKCLKPHICSYNALISGLFKEGMWKHAQEIIHEMVDRGTPPDISTFRILLAGFCKARQFDEVKRTVCQMASHGFIQLSSLEDPLSKAFRVLGLDPLAVRLRRDNNIGLSKTEFLDNLGNGLYLDTDLDDYEKTVTRVLEDSMIPNFNTLIMEQCGHRNFRTTLLLVNEMVHWGQELSFSVFSALVEGFCSSRSHIKAVAKLLEKMPELADQLDQETLNLVVRAYCKKGLINSGKIILDRMLQRHLIAKNETYTALIMGSCKKGNLKDLHCCWEVAQRNKWLPGLKDCKALVGCLCQREMLKEALQLLEHMLVYNIPTGLDIFSVLLENLCASGFTRIAHVLLDELLKQGFILDREAYSHVVRGLCKEKKFPAAFMMLDKMLAKNLVPCLDVSVLLIPQLCRVGRFEKAIALKEIALREQILDSSSLHGALVKGFCMTGNVQEVATVFQDILFKGLLSAVEFYNMLVQGHCQVKNLRKVWELLGGFIRKNLNLSISSYRNLVRLMLLEGRVPHALNLTALMLGQSKSHDLIIYNILIFYLFATGNSSLVKNILDQLQEKELLHNEVTYDFLIYGFSQCKDVSSTAHCLSTMISKELRPSNRSLRTVISSLCGAGELGKALYLSQEMELRGWVHGSIIQNAIVEGLISLGKLHEAEDLLDRMVEKCLIPDNINYDNLIKRFCLHDRLNKAVDLLNIMLKKGTVPNSSSYDSVIQGFCTQNRLDEAMDFYTEMLYRDLKPGIKTSGMLVHALCQNGRTAEAENLLISILQVGESTREMYCAVVNRYRLENNIKKASELMHVMQHRGYDPDFETHWSLISNLSNSSDKDDCNNNQGFLSSLLSVSGFAGKRGSKAELG
- the LOC109001888 gene encoding probable 2,3-bisphosphoglycerate-independent phosphoglycerate mutase, coding for MSRPQQPRRRVAFVLIDGLGDVSLPRLGFKTPLQAAKVPNLDAIASAGVNGLMDPVEVGLGCGSDTAHLSLLGYDPRVYYRGRGAFESMGAGLAMSPGDIAFKSNFATLDEKTGIVTSRRADRHFEEEGPILCAALDGIKLPSFPQYEVRVRYATEHRCGVVVKGPGLSGNISGTDPLKDNRLLLQVEALDDTDEARHTAAVVNELSKEMSRILVSHPVNAKRIAEGKNMANAVLLRGCGIRIEVPPFEKKHGLWPCMVAPTKIIAGLGLSLDIDILEAPGATGDYRTLLTSKATAIAKALIAPLQSCPSVFVPGEEEHKPGRSDGYDFGFLHIKAIDDAGHDKASLFKVKALEAVDRAIGQLIRLLWEAESTGNFKFFLCVTGDHSTPVEYGDHSFEPVPFAMCRLKDFVGAIGGESIVSGTSLDPFPLPSIKAGEDLTDDVGNEQERRNKRFESFNGDSVYELNEIAAARGCLGRFPGGEMMGIIKKFLEVDA